A genomic stretch from Eriocheir sinensis breed Jianghai 21 chromosome 31, ASM2467909v1, whole genome shotgun sequence includes:
- the LOC127005988 gene encoding uncharacterized protein LOC127005988: MWRIITIGRGLRSVRPSQCYPQDCSDEAPNYHHNDEVSKVYAATLRHCSVASSWSPLTVTRYNNVLRQATFGVTQPKDIHSRSHDNVDSRADGTYNRGCHQRCPPWHWHVLQDNKVLEECCTDEQEKEKEKQSQDDGGNTWQYQEWKEILQASPTLHTLGLGSAAALTLSLYRNWSELCPCPYQAKDQQNRKSNGANKKYNLKNDFPEEKGQKNEELFWSNCRTFKNFFNAEVHSQEISSDTVDKDCSEVTQQVPNHPSITAVCKLDGIKSAESEAPRSTIPVYSLQGKALDLAKTFFNIQGDVEKKHELEEIYEDVTLKDESELLLCLQSEKSNQTDRTDSGCMSDLHKDFQSQTTSNSAISKDEYNENKERNANRSLSTIGTERSVSIEPELQVEVSDAINEHTQGSRAHQESESCVDDAKLKTLHDRLFEIVKADREDQLQEVFKKDGNTLWDTKPEEAVVYFQAGVMMGDPSSTFNLALCYHMGYGITQDLEKARKLYEAAAAARHGWAIYNLAVMLSQGLGGPCVPQRVHSLLQQAANMGITEATKALSALEMGKQEQSITYEEPQLQKCYSVPSLGSPLTNHQSYSHSTDDLQFLLDEDDWTGSDLSIDICKKN; this comes from the exons ATGTGGCGCATCATCACCATCGGACGAG GCTTGCGGAGTGTCCGTCCCAGTCAGTGCTACCCCCAAGACTGTTCCGATGAAGCCCCCAACTATCACCACAATGATGAGGTTTCAAAAGTATACGCAGCCACACTCAGGCACTGCTCTGTAGCCTCATCCTGGAGTCCCCTAACAGTAACAAGATACAACAATGTTCTCAGACAAGCTACTTTTGGTGTCACACAGCCAAAAGATATCCACAGCAGATCTCATGACAATGTAGATTCAAGAGCTGATGGAACTTACAATAGAGGCTGCCACCAAAGATGCCCTCCATGGCACTGGCATGTCCTTCAAGACAACAAGGTGCTGGAGGAGTGTTGCACAGacgagcaggagaaagagaaagagaagcaaagccAAGACGATGGAGGAAACACATGGCAATATCAGGAATGGAAAGAAATTCTGCAGGCTTCTCCCACTCTTCATACATTAGGATTG GGTTCAGCTGCAGCCCTCACTCTATCTTTATACCGTAACTGGAGTGAGCTCTGTCCCTGCCCATACCAGGCAAAGGATCAACAGAATAGAAAGTCTAATGGGGccaataaaaaatataatttGAAAAATGATTTTCCTGAAGAGAAAGGTCAGAAAAATGAAGAGTTATTTTGGAGTAACTGCAGGACCTTCAAAAATTTCTTTAATGCTGAAGTTCATTCTCAAGAAATCTCTTCTGACACTGTTGATAAAGACTGCAGTGAAGTAACACAGCAAGTGCCTAATCATCCAAGTATTACAGCAGTTTGTAAGCTTGATGGCATCAAATCTGCTGAGAGTGAAGCTCCTAGATCTACCATACCTGTGTATTCCTTACAGGGGAAAGCTCTTGATCTGGCTAAAACATTTTTTAACATACAAGGAGATGTGGAAAAGAAACACGAGCTGGAAGAAATATATGAGGATGTTACACTTAAAGATGAAAGTGAGTTATTGCTTTGCCTACAAAGTGAAAAATCTAATCAGACTGACAGAACTGATTCAGGATGTATGTCTGATTTACATAAAGACTTTCAGTCTCAGACTACCTCAAATTCAGCAATCTCCAAAGATGAATATaatgagaataaggaaaggaatgctAACAGGAGTCTGTCCACTATTGGCACTGAAAGGTCTGTATCAATAGAGCCTGAACTGCAAGTTGAAGTCAGTGATGCCATAAATGAACACACTCAAGGCTCCAGAGCACATCAAGAGTCTGAAAGCTGTGTTGATGATGCTAAACTGAAAACCCTTCATGACAGGTTGTTTGAG ATTGTAAAAGCAGACCGTGAAGATCAGTTGCAAGAAGTTTTCAAGAAAGATGGAAACACCTTGTGGGACACCAAGCCAGAAGAGGCAGTTGTTTATTTTCAAGCTGGTGTGATGATGGGTGACCCATCCTCAACCTTCAATTTGGCCCTGTGTTACCACATGGGCTATGGCATTACACAAGATTTAGAAAAG GCACGAAAATTATACGAGGCAGCCGCAGCAGCCAGACATGGGTGGGCCATCTACAACTTGGCAGTGATGTTGAGCCAGGGTCTGGGCGGTCCCTGTGTGCCTCAAAGAGTTCACAGTTTGCTCCAGCAAGCAGCAAATATGGGTATCACAGAGGCAACAAAAGCACTCTCAGCACTGGAAATGGGAAAACAAGAACAGAGTATAACATATGAAG AACCTCAGTTGCAGAAGTGTTACTCAGTGCCAAGTCTTGGCTCACCTCTCACCAACCATCAGTCATATTCACACTCCACTGATGACTTACAGTTTCTGCTGGATGAAGATGATTGGACTGGTAGTGATTTATCTATcgatatttgtaaaaaaaattaa